The Solanum pennellii chromosome 7, SPENNV200 DNA segment atcattatttattatgaaaagttatttCAATTTTGTAAATCATTTTTATATGTGATCAATTATGACTCGATTccgtcattaattaatttttaataaattagctCAAATATGCCACTGAACTTCGAGACatgaatgacataaatgagccaaacttttaacgaTTGATATAGATGAaacttttttataaattcaatGGCATATATAAATCTTTTTCGAATAAAAATgaagttatttatatttataattaatataacatTTGCTACAAGTTAtacaaaactctatttattatttttataaaaataaaaaaaaacaaatactcTAGATATATAACTAATGTATGCATAcgatataatgaatatataaatttactCATTCGTAATTTCTATCTCACGAATATGGACATAATTCTAACCGATTAGCAAAGAAAACCTTTATTAAACACCACTCATCTTCTTGcccataatttttttgaaatctgAGAATAACCCTAAAATCTTTTACAGTCCAAAACCTCACAAAAAAGCCATTGGGGGCCCTTTTGGGCTTTGGCTACTGAGGTTTGATGCCATCGCATTTGCACCTACGCAGCCCCCCCTTTCCCTATATTCTCCTCTCTTCCACCATTTTTTGTTGTGGTCTCCTCATGACCACGTTCACCCATGACGCAACACATCAACACTTCTCCATTTTCTTCTGATCAATCCGACACCATCTTCATGAACTCTTCACACTGTTATCCTCACATTCACTGCTCGAAATGGTAAAGCCCCTCAAACCCATATTTCTCTATTCCTTAAATCCGCATCGAAGGAGCAAGTTCAGGGGTTATACTTATCTGGGTCGTCTTCAATTTTCATCAAAACCCGATCTTTTTGATCAATCTGAGTCCATACAAACAGAAGAAAATAAGAGGCTTTTGTTTATTGTTTCTAAGGTATCGGATATTTTGTCTAATCCACGGCTGCAATGGCAGACAAATGGAGAGCTTCAGTCATTGAGCTCCATATTAAGACCCACACACGTGGCAAAAATCGTTGAGATACATGAAAATACTGAAGTAGCTTTGCAGTTTTTTTACTGGGTTTCTAAGAGGCATTTTTACAAACATGATAGGAACTGCTATGTTTCCATGTTGAATAGGCTTGTTTTTGATAAGAAGTTTGCTCCTGCTGATCATGTGAGGAtcttgatgatcaaaggttgTAGAAATCAGGAGGAAATGAAATGGGTTATTGAGTATTTAAGTGAACTTAGCAGAAAAGGTCTTGGGTATACTTTGTATAGCTTTAATactttgttgattcaattgGGTAAGTTTGAGATGGTTGAGGCAGCTAAGAGTGCTTATCAAGAAATCATGAGCAGTGGAATGGTGCCGAGTTTATTAACTTTTAACACTATGATAAACATATTGTGCAAGAAAGGGAGAGTTGAAGAGGCCAAGATGATAATGAGTCATATTTATCTGCGGGAATTGAGTCCCGATGTGTTTACATATACATCTCTGATTCTGGGGCATTGTAGGAACAGGGACATGGATGCAGCATTTGTGGTATTTGATCGGATGGTTCAGGATGGAATAGATCCGAATGCAGCAACTTATACTACTCTTATAAATGGACTTTGTTCGGAGGGGAGAGTCGATGAGGCTATGGATATGCTTGACGAGATGATTGAGAAAGGTATTGAACCCACTGTGTATACATACACAGTTCCAGTTAGTTCCTTGTGTGCAGTTGGACGTGAGAAAGAGGCTGTTGATCTTGTAGTGAACATGAGAAAGAGGGGATGTGAACCAAATGTCCAGACATATACAGCTCTAATTAGTGGACTGTCTCAATCTGGATTCCTTGAAGTGGCAATTGGATTGTATCACGACATGTTGAGAAAAGGTTTGCTCCCAACTATGGTTACATTCAATATATTGATAACTGAATTGTGTAGAGCAAAATATATAGACAGAGCTTTTAATATTTTCCGTTGGATTGAAGCACATGGATACAAACCCAACACTATAACTTGCAATGCACTGATCCATGGATTATGTTTGGTTGGGAATATTGAAAGGGCAATGGTTTTACTAAGTGAAATGCTAAAGGTGGGTCCGGCTCCAACAGTGATTACTTATAATACCCTCATTAATGGCTACCTTAAACGGGGCTTTCTGGACAATGCTATGAGACTGCTGGATTTGATGAAGAATAATGGATGTAAAGCTGATGAATGGACTTATGCCGAACTTATTTCTGGTTTCTGCAAGAGGGGCAAGCTTGATTTAGCTTCAGCTCTCTTCCAGGAAATGATAAAGAATGGTTTAAGTCCAAACAAGGTAAACTATACAGCTCTAATTGATGGTTTGTCGAAGGAAGAGAAAGTAGATGATGCACTTGCATTACTTAAAAGGATGGAAGAGAGTGGTTGCAGTCCAGGCATTGAAACTTACAATGCTATCATAAATGGTTTGTCCAAAAAAAACAGGCTTTTGGAAGTAAAAAGACTATGTAATAAGCTGGCAGAAAGTACACTGCTCCCAAATGTAATCACCTACTCAACTTTGATTAATGGTCTTTGTAGGAATGGTGAAACTCATCTTGCATTTGAGATTTTGCATGATATGGAGAGAAGAAATTGCATGCCGAACCTGTACACTTACAGTTCGCTAATCTATGGCTTATGTCTTGAAGGTCAGGCTGATAAAGCAGAGAGCTTACTCggagaaatggagaaaaaaggATTAGCTCCTGATTATGTGACTTATACTTCACTAATTGATGGTTTTGTAGCATTGGATAGACTAGATCATGCGCTTTTACTTCTTTGCCAGATGGTTGATAAGGGTTGTCAACCAAATTATAGAACCTTTAGTGTATTGTTGAAAGGATTGCAAAAGGAACATGAGTTGATTTCAGGGAAGGTCTCCATCAAGCGTGAAACAGTGTATAGTAGCACAGCTATCAAGAAGGATGTTAGTATTGAACTGTTATGTACTCTACTAAATAGAATGTCGGAAATTGGTTTTGAGCCGAATGAAGGCACATATTGCACTTTAATTCTTGGTCTGTATAGAGAAGGTAAAACTTATGAGGCTGACCAGTTGATTGAACATATGAGACAGAAAGGCTTCAGTCCTACTAGTGCAGCATATTGCTCTCTTTTAGTTTCTTATTGCAACAATTTAAAAGTGGATGCCGCTTTGGAAATATTTGATTCATTGATTCAACAAGGTTTTCAACCTCCTTTGTCAATTTATCAATCACTCATTTGTGCTCTCTGTAGAAGTAGCCGACTAAAAGAAGTTGAAGTGCTATTTGAAAACATGCTTGAGAAAAAATGGAACAATGATGAGATTGTTTGGACCATCCTGATTGATGGTTTACTCAAGGAGAGAGAATCCGAATTGTGCATGAAGCTTCTTCATGTCATGGAATCCAAGAGCTGCAATATTAGTTT contains these protein-coding regions:
- the LOC107026531 gene encoding pentatricopeptide repeat-containing protein At5g65560-like codes for the protein MVKPLKPIFLYSLNPHRRSKFRGYTYLGRLQFSSKPDLFDQSESIQTEENKRLLFIVSKVSDILSNPRLQWQTNGELQSLSSILRPTHVAKIVEIHENTEVALQFFYWVSKRHFYKHDRNCYVSMLNRLVFDKKFAPADHVRILMIKGCRNQEEMKWVIEYLSELSRKGLGYTLYSFNTLLIQLGKFEMVEAAKSAYQEIMSSGMVPSLLTFNTMINILCKKGRVEEAKMIMSHIYLRELSPDVFTYTSLILGHCRNRDMDAAFVVFDRMVQDGIDPNAATYTTLINGLCSEGRVDEAMDMLDEMIEKGIEPTVYTYTVPVSSLCAVGREKEAVDLVVNMRKRGCEPNVQTYTALISGLSQSGFLEVAIGLYHDMLRKGLLPTMVTFNILITELCRAKYIDRAFNIFRWIEAHGYKPNTITCNALIHGLCLVGNIERAMVLLSEMLKVGPAPTVITYNTLINGYLKRGFLDNAMRLLDLMKNNGCKADEWTYAELISGFCKRGKLDLASALFQEMIKNGLSPNKVNYTALIDGLSKEEKVDDALALLKRMEESGCSPGIETYNAIINGLSKKNRLLEVKRLCNKLAESTLLPNVITYSTLINGLCRNGETHLAFEILHDMERRNCMPNLYTYSSLIYGLCLEGQADKAESLLGEMEKKGLAPDYVTYTSLIDGFVALDRLDHALLLLCQMVDKGCQPNYRTFSVLLKGLQKEHELISGKVSIKRETVYSSTAIKKDVSIELLCTLLNRMSEIGFEPNEGTYCTLILGLYREGKTYEADQLIEHMRQKGFSPTSAAYCSLLVSYCNNLKVDAALEIFDSLIQQGFQPPLSIYQSLICALCRSSRLKEVEVLFENMLEKKWNNDEIVWTILIDGLLKERESELCMKLLHVMESKSCNISFQTYVILARKLSKLDG